A DNA window from Turicibacter sp. TJ11 contains the following coding sequences:
- a CDS encoding nucleoside hydrolase codes for MRKFIIDTDTASDDVIAIITALREPSIDVLALTVVAGNIGIDQAVQNALVAIDVANTYQPRVYKGMGKPLFRDLFTADNVHGADGLGNMFLNIPDIPVESEHAIDALIRLIEENPYEIELVTLGPLTNIAMAALKAPETMNKLKSITLMAGTGLGAGNTTETAEFNVYVDSEALAIVLNLEVPKLFVGWDVIEKRSFITEKDLNDLKNSQSDTAKFAVRCTESLYEYCKKLGLNGFELADPTAMICAIWPEVMTKCINAYATVETKKDENYGQIFLDQQSSTPNSVTCIDLDSDLFKTYLFNSLLKQ; via the coding sequence ATGAGAAAATTTATTATTGATACAGACACAGCATCTGATGATGTGATTGCTATTATCACAGCACTTCGTGAACCAAGTATTGACGTATTAGCATTAACAGTCGTAGCTGGTAATATCGGAATTGATCAAGCTGTTCAAAATGCGTTAGTGGCTATTGATGTGGCCAACACTTATCAACCACGCGTTTATAAAGGAATGGGTAAACCACTATTTCGCGATTTATTTACAGCGGATAATGTTCATGGTGCAGATGGATTAGGAAATATGTTTTTAAACATCCCTGATATTCCTGTGGAATCAGAACACGCTATAGATGCCTTAATTCGCTTAATTGAAGAAAATCCTTATGAGATTGAACTAGTAACGCTTGGACCGTTAACAAATATCGCGATGGCTGCGTTAAAGGCACCAGAAACGATGAATAAATTAAAATCAATCACCTTAATGGCAGGAACAGGACTAGGGGCTGGCAATACAACTGAAACGGCTGAATTTAATGTTTATGTTGATTCAGAAGCACTTGCTATCGTACTCAATTTAGAGGTTCCAAAGCTATTCGTAGGTTGGGATGTCATTGAAAAAAGATCATTTATTACTGAAAAAGATTTAAACGATTTAAAGAACAGTCAGTCAGACACAGCCAAATTTGCGGTTCGATGCACTGAATCACTTTATGAATATTGTAAAAAACTTGGACTTAATGGATTTGAATTAGCCGATCCTACGGCTATGATTTGTGCCATTTGGCCTGAAGTCATGACAAAGTGTATTAATGCTTATGCAACTGTTGAGACGAAAAAAGATGAGAATTATGGTCAAATCTTTTTAGACCAACAATCCAGTACACCAAACTCTGTGACTTGTATTGATCTTGACAGTGACTTATTTAAAACTTATTTATTTAATAGTTTATTAAAACAGTAA
- a CDS encoding ABC transporter ATP-binding protein produces the protein MLELRNVTKRYGRKVVLDNISIKFKKGAITCLLGLNGVGKSTTMKSIMGLTPINRGEILVDGEKINQKNINKLAYVPDVPIHDLGWTALQNLEFAKIFYSGFDMKKAERMIKFFKVPTNQKLKELSKGNLARFNLIVGICQNAPYLLLDEPFSGIDVFTRQSFISILKSEFLEENQTVIITTHEIDEVQDLADYVILLEEGQIFANFSKKEAEAEGLSIVEKMRTLYGEV, from the coding sequence ATGCTTGAATTAAGGAATGTCACAAAACGTTATGGAAGAAAAGTCGTCCTCGATAATATTTCCATTAAATTTAAGAAGGGGGCGATTACATGTTTACTTGGATTAAATGGTGTAGGAAAAAGTACAACGATGAAATCAATTATGGGACTTACACCTATTAATCGCGGAGAAATCTTAGTTGATGGGGAAAAAATTAATCAGAAAAATATAAATAAATTAGCTTATGTGCCAGATGTTCCAATTCATGATTTAGGTTGGACGGCTCTTCAAAATCTAGAGTTTGCAAAGATATTTTATTCTGGCTTTGATATGAAAAAAGCTGAACGGATGATTAAATTCTTTAAAGTACCTACGAACCAAAAGCTAAAGGAATTATCAAAAGGTAATTTAGCTCGATTTAATCTCATTGTTGGCATCTGTCAGAATGCCCCTTATCTCTTATTAGACGAGCCGTTTAGCGGTATTGATGTCTTTACTAGACAATCCTTTATAAGCATCTTAAAATCTGAATTTTTAGAGGAAAATCAGACGGTGATTATTACAACCCATGAAATTGATGAAGTTCAAGATTTAGCCGATTATGTCATTTTACTTGAAGAGGGACAAATCTTTGCTAACTTCTCAAAAAAAGAAGCGGAAGCCGAAGGGTTAAGTATTGTTGAAAAAATGAGAACTTTATATGGTGAGGTGTAA
- a CDS encoding glycoside hydrolase family 3 C-terminal domain-containing protein — protein sequence MRDLNELIIRMTLEEKVSLCSGLDFWRLKSIKRLGIPSVMVSDGPHGLRKQSDDAKYTDINNSIEAICFPSGVTTACSFDRDLLYRLGDVLGQECQAENIAFILGPSINIKRSPLGGRNFEYFSEDPYLTGELATTYIKGVQSHQVGTSLKHFACNNQENRRMTASSEVDERTLREIYLAGFEKAVKEASPWSVMTSYNRLNGIFTSESSYLLTDILRNEWGFNGCVMSDWGAVNDRVAGLKAGLDLEMPGSRGTNDAKIKRAIKNKTLSEEILNESIERILTKIFEYVDNKKEMTFNKEAHHQVARQLANESAVLLKNEGILPLSANDCQIAFIGEFAKTPRIQGGGSSHIKPYRVSSALDAVSEVGCISYAQGFVTDVDETQIDLLNDAVELAKSSDVAVIFAGLPDAFESEAYDRQHMKLPNCQNELIEKVCAVQSNTVVVLHNGSPVEMPWVNEVKGILEMYLGGEAVGEATIDLLFGHTNPSGKLAETFPLRLEDTPAYLSYQVIDDEIYYDEKLFVGYRYYDTKELPVLFPFGHGCSYTTFEYHDLVVSQTSMRDDESLTLSFKVTNTGSVFGKEVAQLYVQDLTSSVIRPIKELKNFEKVALEPGETKIITFELSQRDFAYYEVKISDWYVSTGNYHLLVGSSSRDIRLQTKIFIESTKSLPSKVTQNTTLGDLMKYKPLNKMISSVLEIMGEKNDNDAISKEMKLAMIQDMPIRALRSFKGVDNYMIETLVKTLNHLIN from the coding sequence ATGAGAGACTTAAATGAGCTCATAATTCGAATGACGCTTGAAGAAAAGGTTAGTCTTTGTTCAGGACTAGATTTTTGGCGACTAAAATCAATTAAACGTTTAGGAATTCCATCAGTCATGGTAAGTGATGGACCCCATGGTTTAAGAAAGCAATCAGATGATGCGAAGTATACGGATATTAATAATAGTATTGAAGCGATTTGTTTTCCAAGTGGCGTAACGACTGCTTGTTCATTTGATCGAGATTTATTATATCGATTAGGAGATGTTTTAGGACAAGAGTGCCAAGCTGAAAATATTGCTTTTATTTTAGGGCCATCTATCAATATTAAGCGGTCTCCATTAGGGGGACGTAATTTTGAATATTTTTCAGAAGATCCTTATTTAACAGGAGAACTAGCAACGACGTATATTAAAGGCGTTCAAAGTCATCAAGTCGGAACAAGTTTAAAACATTTTGCTTGTAATAATCAAGAAAATCGCCGAATGACGGCTAGTTCAGAAGTAGATGAACGAACATTACGAGAAATTTATTTAGCTGGATTTGAAAAAGCAGTTAAAGAGGCTAGTCCTTGGAGTGTTATGACATCTTATAATCGATTGAATGGAATCTTTACGTCGGAATCCTCTTACTTACTAACTGATATTTTAAGAAACGAATGGGGATTTAATGGATGTGTGATGAGTGATTGGGGAGCTGTTAATGATCGTGTCGCTGGATTAAAAGCAGGACTTGATTTAGAGATGCCGGGAAGTCGAGGAACAAATGATGCAAAGATTAAACGGGCCATTAAAAATAAAACACTTAGTGAAGAGATTTTAAATGAAAGTATTGAACGAATTTTAACTAAAATTTTCGAATATGTGGATAACAAAAAAGAGATGACGTTTAATAAAGAAGCTCACCATCAAGTGGCTCGTCAACTGGCTAATGAGAGTGCCGTTTTATTAAAAAATGAAGGCATTTTACCTTTATCAGCTAACGATTGTCAAATTGCATTTATCGGTGAATTTGCTAAAACACCACGTATTCAAGGGGGAGGAAGTTCTCATATTAAACCTTACAGGGTAAGCAGTGCCTTAGACGCTGTATCAGAGGTTGGGTGTATTTCGTATGCTCAAGGATTTGTTACTGATGTTGATGAAACGCAAATTGATTTATTAAATGATGCTGTTGAATTAGCCAAATCAAGTGATGTCGCTGTTATTTTTGCGGGACTTCCAGATGCTTTTGAATCTGAGGCTTATGATCGTCAACATATGAAACTTCCAAATTGTCAAAATGAATTGATTGAAAAGGTATGCGCTGTTCAATCGAATACGGTCGTTGTTTTACATAACGGATCACCGGTTGAAATGCCTTGGGTGAATGAAGTTAAGGGGATTTTAGAAATGTATCTTGGAGGAGAAGCGGTAGGTGAAGCAACGATTGATTTATTGTTTGGTCACACGAATCCCTCTGGAAAATTAGCCGAAACATTTCCACTTCGACTAGAGGACACGCCTGCATACTTATCGTATCAAGTCATTGATGATGAGATTTATTATGATGAAAAGTTATTTGTCGGTTATCGTTATTATGACACAAAGGAACTACCTGTTTTGTTTCCATTTGGTCATGGATGTAGCTATACGACGTTTGAGTATCATGATCTTGTTGTTAGTCAAACGTCAATGCGTGATGACGAGTCCTTAACCTTAAGTTTTAAAGTTACTAATACAGGTTCTGTGTTTGGAAAAGAAGTCGCTCAACTATATGTGCAAGATTTAACATCTTCAGTTATTCGTCCAATAAAAGAGTTAAAGAATTTCGAAAAAGTTGCCTTAGAACCGGGTGAGACGAAAATAATTACGTTTGAGTTAAGTCAACGAGATTTTGCTTATTATGAAGTTAAAATTTCTGATTGGTATGTATCAACCGGAAATTATCATTTATTAGTTGGATCCTCTTCAAGAGATATTAGACTTCAAACGAAAATTTTTATTGAAAGTACAAAAAGTTTACCTTCTAAAGTTACCCAAAATACAACTTTGGGGGATTTGATGAAGTATAAGCCATTAAATAAGATGATTTCAAGTGTCTTAGAGATTATGGGTGAGAAAAATGATAACGATGCGATTAGTAAAGAGATGAAACTAGCGATGATTCAAGACATGCCTATTCGTGCGCTTCGAAGCTTTAAAGGAGTCGATAACTATATGATTGAAACATTAGTAAAGACTTTAAATCATCTCATTAATTAG
- a CDS encoding aldo/keto reductase, protein MQRIQIKETTLSLCPIGFGTANAGIAWDKEDAFKMLDRYVSLGGNVIDTARIYNDWVLGEIGRSERVIGDWIEYRGGHDDLVIMTKGGHPPLDNMNQNRLSKEEMRSDLEKSLNALRINCIDIYFYHRDDESLPVSQLIETMEDFVREGKIKYYGCSNWKTSRMKEAMAYCQEKGYRGFVANQALYNIASKAMKPYPDETMVVMDEEMLQFHKESNVLAMPYFSLCSGFFTKLEAGLDVTDSPYYTEENLQLAKKLNTLTKKYNCSLTQIIMGFFLVQDMPFCALAGASREAQLLDFMETLNIPFDLNDFK, encoded by the coding sequence ATGCAGCGTATTCAAATTAAAGAAACAACACTTTCACTATGTCCAATTGGTTTTGGAACAGCAAATGCAGGAATTGCATGGGATAAAGAAGACGCCTTTAAAATGCTAGATCGGTATGTTAGCCTTGGAGGAAATGTCATTGATACAGCTCGTATTTATAATGACTGGGTTTTAGGTGAAATTGGTCGTTCAGAACGTGTTATTGGAGATTGGATTGAGTATCGAGGAGGACACGATGATTTAGTTATCATGACAAAAGGAGGACATCCTCCACTAGATAACATGAATCAAAATCGACTAAGTAAAGAAGAAATGCGTTCTGACTTAGAAAAAAGTCTAAATGCTTTACGTATTAACTGTATTGATATTTATTTTTATCATCGTGATGATGAAAGCTTACCTGTTTCACAATTAATCGAGACAATGGAAGATTTCGTTCGTGAAGGAAAAATTAAATACTATGGTTGCTCAAACTGGAAAACATCACGTATGAAAGAAGCTATGGCATATTGTCAGGAAAAAGGATATCGCGGATTTGTTGCCAATCAAGCGCTATATAATATTGCATCAAAAGCTATGAAACCTTATCCAGATGAAACAATGGTTGTCATGGATGAAGAAATGCTACAATTTCATAAAGAATCAAACGTTTTAGCGATGCCTTATTTTAGTTTATGTAGTGGATTTTTCACTAAATTAGAAGCTGGTTTAGATGTAACAGATAGTCCTTACTACACAGAAGAAAACTTACAACTAGCTAAAAAATTAAATACATTGACTAAAAAATACAATTGCTCTTTAACACAAATCATTATGGGATTTTTCTTAGTTCAAGACATGCCTTTTTGTGCATTAGCTGGAGCTAGTCGTGAAGCACAGTTACTTGATTTCATGGAAACATTAAATATTCCATTTGACTTAAACGACTTTAAGTAA
- the treC gene encoding alpha,alpha-phosphotrehalase has protein sequence MKDFKNSVVYQIYPKSFNDSNNDGFGDLRGVVEKLDYLQGLGVDYIWLTPFFVSPQNDNGYDIADYYNIDPAYGTMEDFEMLVEEATKRNIKIMLDMVFNHTSTYHEWFKKALQGDQKYKDYYIFRKGENGNPPTNWVSKFGGNAWEYVEHLDEYYLHLFDVTQADLNWENPELRQEIYNVVNFWIEKGVKGFRLDVINLISKPDTLENDYVGDGRRFYTDGPRIHKHLKELNENTFGKHEDIITVGEMSSTTIENCLKYSNPDEKELSMVFNFHHLKVDYKDGDKWKLKEFDFEELKHLFNTWQTSMMEGNGWNAVFWCNHDQPRIVSRLGDDKNYHEQSAKMLATTVHCLRGTPYIYQGEEIGMTNAYFNDMNKYRDVESLNYYNILREQGHTEEETYDIIMARSRDNSRTPMQWNDEVNAGFSEATPWLSVIDNYETINVKNNLENENSIYYHYKKLIELRKQYEVIAEGTYEPMLPDHEAVYAYRRTLNNDVLIVLNNFYGKDTQVTLDLEDVKDYQCLLSNYEAKELTQQLTLRPYESVVFYKKG, from the coding sequence ATGAAAGATTTTAAGAATAGTGTTGTTTATCAAATTTATCCCAAATCATTTAATGACTCAAATAATGATGGATTTGGAGATTTACGCGGAGTTGTTGAAAAGTTAGACTACTTACAAGGGTTAGGTGTTGATTATATTTGGTTAACACCATTCTTCGTATCACCACAAAACGATAACGGATATGATATTGCGGATTATTACAACATTGATCCAGCTTATGGGACAATGGAAGATTTCGAGATGCTTGTTGAAGAAGCAACAAAACGTAACATTAAAATCATGTTAGATATGGTATTTAACCATACGTCAACGTATCATGAATGGTTTAAAAAAGCGTTACAAGGAGACCAAAAGTATAAAGATTACTATATCTTTAGAAAAGGTGAAAATGGAAATCCTCCAACAAACTGGGTTTCTAAATTCGGTGGAAATGCATGGGAGTATGTAGAACATTTAGATGAATATTATTTGCATTTATTTGATGTAACACAAGCCGACTTAAACTGGGAAAATCCTGAGTTACGCCAAGAGATTTACAATGTCGTTAATTTCTGGATTGAAAAAGGAGTTAAAGGATTCCGCTTAGATGTTATCAACTTAATCTCAAAACCAGATACACTTGAAAATGATTATGTTGGAGATGGACGTCGCTTCTATACAGATGGGCCACGTATCCACAAACATTTAAAAGAATTAAATGAAAATACATTTGGTAAACATGAAGATATTATTACAGTTGGGGAAATGTCTTCAACAACGATTGAAAACTGTTTAAAATATTCAAATCCTGATGAAAAAGAGTTAAGCATGGTCTTTAACTTCCACCACTTAAAAGTTGATTATAAAGATGGGGATAAGTGGAAATTAAAAGAATTCGACTTCGAAGAGTTAAAACACTTATTTAATACATGGCAAACAAGTATGATGGAAGGCAATGGATGGAATGCAGTCTTCTGGTGTAACCATGATCAACCACGAATTGTTTCTCGTTTAGGTGATGATAAAAACTATCATGAACAATCCGCTAAGATGTTAGCAACTACGGTTCATTGCTTACGCGGAACACCTTATATTTACCAAGGTGAAGAAATTGGAATGACAAATGCTTACTTTAACGATATGAATAAATATCGTGATGTTGAAAGTTTAAATTACTACAACATCTTAAGAGAACAAGGGCATACAGAGGAAGAAACATACGATATTATCATGGCGCGTTCTCGTGATAATTCACGTACTCCAATGCAATGGAATGATGAAGTAAATGCTGGATTTAGTGAAGCAACACCATGGTTAAGTGTAATCGATAACTATGAAACAATTAACGTGAAAAACAACTTAGAAAATGAAAATTCAATCTACTATCACTACAAAAAATTAATTGAATTAAGAAAGCAATATGAAGTTATTGCCGAAGGAACATATGAACCAATGTTACCGGATCATGAAGCTGTTTATGCGTATCGTCGTACGTTAAATAATGATGTTTTAATTGTTTTAAACAACTTCTATGGAAAAGATACACAAGTGACATTAGATCTTGAAGATGTAAAAGATTATCAATGTTTATTATCTAATTATGAGGCAAAAGAGTTAACTCAACAATTAACGCTTCGTCCGTATGAATCAGTTGTGTTTTATAAAAAAGGATAA
- a CDS encoding deoxynucleoside kinase yields MITIGAMIGAGKTSLAELVAEHFNSEVFYESVDDNPILPLFYTASDEEIQTKRYPFLLQLWFLNTRFKSIKEALVHDNNVLDRSIYEDWYFAKVNKDLGRISELELNLYESLLNNMMEELNGLPKKSPDLMIYLSGSFETIIERIKKRGREYELDESLVSYYYELWKGYDNWIEKHYDASEVLVINIDEIDYVNNEEDKKKVLLMIEEKLNEIRQH; encoded by the coding sequence TTGATTACAATCGGAGCTATGATAGGAGCAGGAAAAACAAGTTTAGCGGAGCTTGTAGCAGAGCATTTTAATTCAGAAGTATTTTATGAAAGTGTAGATGATAACCCGATTTTACCATTGTTTTATACTGCTTCTGATGAAGAAATTCAAACGAAGAGATATCCGTTTTTATTACAATTGTGGTTTTTAAATACTCGATTTAAAAGTATTAAAGAAGCTTTAGTTCATGATAATAATGTATTAGATCGTAGTATTTATGAAGATTGGTATTTTGCAAAGGTTAATAAAGATTTAGGACGTATTTCAGAGTTAGAGTTAAATTTATACGAAAGTCTTTTAAATAATATGATGGAAGAATTAAATGGATTGCCTAAAAAATCACCGGATTTAATGATTTATTTATCTGGAAGTTTTGAAACAATTATTGAGCGCATTAAAAAACGTGGTCGTGAGTATGAGCTAGATGAAAGTTTAGTTTCATATTACTATGAGTTATGGAAAGGGTACGACAACTGGATCGAGAAACATTATGATGCAAGTGAAGTACTTGTGATTAATATCGATGAAATTGACTATGTTAATAATGAAGAGGATAAGAAAAAAGTATTGTTAATGATTGAAGAAAAATTAAATGAAATTCGTCAGCATTAA
- a CDS encoding 2'-5' RNA ligase family protein: MEKPYYYLMALFDDQTNDIFHSMKQAIPSSKDEPSVFLPHLTLGAYMDVDEFELCEWIDGQCQRLYPIKLNFNHLGLFALKVLFIAPQPSNELVEMHQIIHERYDNDYGEIGYNYTIQSNNWVPHVTLLMSSEPHTVLETLPVVDQLFAPFIGLVNTLVLYEYHSMRKIKVFPLNHELNSAEL, encoded by the coding sequence GTGGAGAAACCATACTATTATTTAATGGCACTTTTTGATGATCAAACAAATGACATATTTCATTCAATGAAACAGGCCATTCCATCATCTAAAGACGAACCTTCAGTTTTTTTACCACATTTAACACTAGGGGCTTACATGGATGTTGACGAATTTGAACTTTGTGAGTGGATTGATGGTCAGTGCCAACGACTTTATCCAATCAAACTTAATTTTAATCACTTAGGATTATTCGCATTAAAGGTTTTGTTTATTGCTCCACAGCCTTCTAATGAACTTGTTGAGATGCATCAAATCATTCACGAACGCTATGATAATGATTATGGTGAGATTGGATATAACTATACAATTCAGTCAAATAATTGGGTTCCTCATGTCACGTTATTAATGAGCAGTGAACCTCATACAGTACTAGAGACATTGCCAGTTGTTGATCAATTATTTGCTCCCTTTATAGGACTCGTTAACACATTAGTGCTTTATGAATATCACTCCATGCGAAAGATAAAAGTATTTCCTTTAAATCATGAGTTAAACAGTGCGGAGTTATAA
- the treR gene encoding trehalose operon repressor yields MKSKYIKIYDDILNKIENSIYKIGDSLPSEADLMREYEASRDTVRKSLNMLVTNGYITKARGKLATVNDIHKLNFPIAKITSFSELSNQEHMDSKTLLEEFQVVKNNKYIMEKLNLTEEQEVWSILRSRQIDGERVILDQDYIMRDVINDLTEDICTHSIYKYIEEELNIQVGYAQKEITVQKVSELDRKYLDIKDDEMIVVVKSYTYLTDGRLFQYTISKHRADRFKFVEFAVRANPNVLPSSFNMK; encoded by the coding sequence ATGAAAAGTAAATATATTAAAATATATGATGATATTTTAAATAAAATAGAAAATAGCATTTATAAAATTGGGGATAGTTTGCCATCAGAAGCTGATTTAATGAGAGAATATGAAGCATCACGAGATACTGTACGTAAGTCATTAAATATGTTAGTGACCAATGGTTATATTACAAAAGCACGTGGAAAGTTAGCCACTGTTAATGATATTCATAAACTTAATTTTCCCATTGCTAAAATTACAAGCTTTTCAGAGTTATCTAATCAAGAGCATATGGATAGTAAAACACTATTAGAAGAATTCCAAGTCGTTAAAAACAATAAATACATTATGGAAAAGTTAAATTTGACAGAGGAACAAGAGGTGTGGAGTATTTTAAGATCACGTCAAATCGATGGGGAACGTGTGATCTTAGATCAAGACTATATTATGCGTGATGTCATTAATGACTTAACTGAGGACATATGTACTCATTCGATTTATAAATATATTGAAGAAGAATTAAATATTCAGGTGGGTTATGCACAAAAAGAGATTACAGTTCAAAAAGTTTCAGAACTTGATCGTAAATACTTAGATATTAAGGATGATGAAATGATTGTCGTTGTTAAAAGTTACACGTATTTAACTGACGGGCGCTTATTCCAATATACGATCTCAAAACATCGTGCCGATCGATTTAAATTCGTTGAATTTGCTGTTAGAGCCAATCCTAATGTCCTACCATCTTCATTTAATATGAAATAA
- a CDS encoding YbhB/YbcL family Raf kinase inhibitor-like protein: MKLSSTGIINGIIGDRYGDRGPMNEYDMPTVSLPLKIEDAPKNTISYALVLEDKDAFPVCGFSWIHWTAANITKTELQENESQHATDFIQGVNSWISEQGGCVPAKACSYYGGMAPPSEPHTYELHVYALDTLLDLKPGFNYNELYHQMEGHILDKQTLKGIYLNTKA, translated from the coding sequence ATGAAACTAAGTAGTACAGGAATTATTAATGGAATAATTGGGGATCGATACGGAGATCGTGGACCAATGAACGAGTATGACATGCCAACCGTTTCACTTCCGTTAAAGATTGAAGATGCTCCAAAAAATACAATTTCTTATGCCTTAGTCCTAGAAGATAAAGATGCTTTTCCTGTTTGTGGATTTTCGTGGATTCATTGGACAGCTGCAAATATTACTAAGACGGAACTTCAAGAAAATGAGAGTCAACACGCAACTGATTTTATTCAAGGTGTGAATAGTTGGATCAGTGAACAAGGGGGATGCGTTCCAGCAAAAGCGTGTAGTTATTACGGAGGAATGGCGCCGCCGAGTGAGCCGCATACTTATGAACTACATGTCTATGCTTTAGATACGCTGCTTGATTTAAAGCCAGGATTTAATTACAATGAACTTTATCATCAAATGGAGGGTCATATTTTGGATAAACAAACACTAAAAGGAATTTATTTAAATACCAAAGCATAA
- the treP gene encoding PTS system trehalose-specific EIIBC component, whose product MGKYQVEAQQLLEFVGGKDNISMVTHCVTRMRFVLVDPSRANIEKIEALQLVKGTFTQAGQFQVIIGNDVSVFYNDFKEVAGIEEASKDDVKEAAKSNMSGIQRLMANLAEIFSPLIPAIIIGGLILGFRNIIGDVKMFEDGTKTLVEMSQFWSGTYNFLWLIGEAIFHFLPVGITWAVTRKMGTTQILGIVLGITLVSPQLLNAYAVGGDSVAPIWDFGFAQVEMIGYQAQVIPAMLAGFTLVYLERFFKKITPNAISMIVVPFFALVPTVLLAHTVLGPIGWTIGSWISNVVYAGLTSTFSWLFAGIFGFAYAPLVITGLHHMTNAIDLQLVAEFNGTMLWPMIALSNIAQGSAVLGMIYVNRKNEEEKQVSIPACISAYLGVTEPAIFGINMKYGFPFLAGMIGSAVAAVISVGTGVMANSVGIGGLPGILSIQPQHMLMFAVASLVAIVVSFVLTVIFAAKKK is encoded by the coding sequence ATGGGGAAATATCAAGTAGAAGCACAACAATTATTAGAATTTGTTGGTGGGAAAGATAATATTTCAATGGTTACACACTGTGTGACACGTATGCGATTTGTATTAGTTGATCCATCACGTGCGAACATTGAAAAAATCGAAGCGTTACAATTAGTTAAAGGAACATTTACACAAGCAGGACAGTTCCAAGTTATTATTGGAAATGACGTATCAGTGTTTTACAATGATTTCAAAGAAGTTGCAGGAATTGAAGAAGCGAGTAAAGATGATGTCAAAGAAGCGGCTAAATCGAACATGAGTGGGATTCAGCGCTTAATGGCAAATTTAGCTGAAATTTTCTCACCATTAATTCCTGCTATCATTATCGGGGGGTTAATCTTAGGATTCCGTAATATCATTGGTGATGTTAAGATGTTCGAAGATGGAACGAAGACTTTAGTTGAAATGTCTCAGTTCTGGTCTGGAACGTATAACTTCTTATGGTTAATCGGTGAAGCTATTTTTCACTTCTTACCTGTTGGTATTACATGGGCAGTTACAAGAAAGATGGGAACAACACAAATTCTTGGGATTGTTCTTGGGATTACATTAGTTTCTCCACAATTATTAAATGCTTATGCAGTAGGTGGAGATTCTGTTGCACCAATTTGGGATTTTGGATTTGCACAAGTTGAAATGATTGGGTATCAAGCTCAAGTTATTCCAGCTATGTTAGCCGGATTTACGTTAGTTTATTTAGAGCGATTCTTCAAAAAAATCACTCCAAATGCGATTTCAATGATCGTTGTTCCATTCTTTGCTTTAGTTCCAACTGTTTTATTAGCTCATACAGTACTTGGTCCAATTGGATGGACAATCGGTTCTTGGATTTCTAATGTGGTTTACGCTGGTTTAACATCAACATTCTCTTGGTTATTTGCTGGAATCTTTGGATTTGCTTATGCACCATTAGTTATCACGGGATTACATCACATGACAAATGCTATCGACTTACAATTAGTAGCAGAATTTAATGGAACAATGTTATGGCCAATGATTGCTTTATCAAATATTGCTCAAGGATCAGCTGTTTTAGGAATGATTTATGTTAACCGTAAAAATGAAGAAGAAAAACAAGTTTCAATTCCTGCTTGTATCTCAGCTTACTTAGGTGTAACTGAACCAGCGATCTTCGGAATCAATATGAAATATGGCTTCCCATTCTTAGCAGGGATGATTGGTTCAGCAGTAGCAGCAGTTATTTCGGTTGGAACAGGTGTTATGGCTAATTCAGTTGGAATTGGTGGATTACCTGGAATCTTATCGATTCAACCACAACATATGTTAATGTTTGCGGTAGCATCACTTGTAGCGATTGTTGTCTCATTCGTTTTAACAGTTATCTTTGCTGCTAAAAAGAAATAA